Genomic segment of Canis aureus isolate CA01 chromosome 16, VMU_Caureus_v.1.0, whole genome shotgun sequence:
AAGCCTGTCCAACGTTTGATCATGGAGAGAATATCTTGGTCACACACTAAGAAACCTTTGCCATCCTTCAAGACAGAAAGCcatttttctatgttttccttTAACAGCTTGTCTATGATCCTTCTTGAGTTTTTCTGAGACAATCATTTAAGTATTGGACAGGGCAAGGTCATTAAAAAAGGGGAAATCTATCTGTACAAATGTGTGTAGCCCGGTGTCACAGGCATCAATACTCACAAAACTCTTCTCCAGGCCATATACACCCAGAAAGAGGCTATCATGCCGATCAAAATGCTTAGGAAACAATGAGGAGGCTACAGAGCATTATCGTCACTGATTcactgatttgcattttctgcATCTGGGGCATTAGCCCATAGCATTTGGCTGATTCCCCAGTTACTAAGAAGTGAGTCTTCCTGTATTCTAAATAGTCTTAAATAGTACACACTTCGGATGTCACTGAAATCATAGTCTACTGCAGGCTTACCTGTAGTTATCTGCTGTGTGATGAAAAGTTTTACTCCTGCTTTAATAAAGCCAAACCATGTTCACTGTCACAATACTCACCTTAAAAGgtggccttttattttatttatttatgatagtcacacagagagagagagagagagagaggcagagacataggcagaaggagaagcaggctccatgcaccgggagcccgacgtgggattcgatcccgggtctccaggatcgcgccctgggccaaaggcaggcgccaaaccgctgcgccacccagggatcccaaaaggtgGCCTTTTAATTACTAGGGTAAGAAGGTGGAGGTGGGTAGGTGTGTTGAAAGCAACCTCAAATATTATCAAGGCATGTGTCTGTCAAAACAGAGACACCATAAAAGGCGCAAGAAACTGAAGATAACTTTCATTTGACCAAATGTGTATATTGGTAGAATTATGTTTACTGTGTCACTAACAActgccatccttttttttttttctaagtttacttatttattatttgagagagaaaaagagagaaagtgttAGGGAGAGACTGAGTGAgaggatctccagcagacttcccaATGAGCCGATACTGGGCTTTATCTCATgacctgacatcatgacctgagctgaaatcaagagtcagatgcttaatttaactgactgagccacccaggtgccccagacaacTGCCATCCTATATGGAGCATCCAGTGTGTGTCTAACATGTAGTAGGCTATCTGTTATTTCAACTACTAcggaatgagtgaatgaatataaGAATGCAAGAAAATTCTTTCCTGGCTACTGTacaaagagagcaagcatgccAAAGTGCTTGCTCCTAAGAAATTTCAACCCAAGAGATAAGCCACAagtatatacatttgaaaatttatatataaataattctcaTAGAGCAACAAGTTTCTATGGATCATATGTATTTATCTCCACTCCCTCCCAAAACTCTTAAAGTGTTTAACTCTTAAAGGACTGGAAAGGAAAACTGGAGAGGGAACAGAAGAACCATGTCACACATTTTTCAAAGATGGAAAGGAAGGGTGGGAGTAACAGCAAAGCAGAGGAAGCTGAAACCCAAGTGTTAGCtgaggcagtggttctcaatcttttttttttttaaagatttttttttaaagatttatttatatatttgagagagagggaatgagagctAGCAAGCACACACACCAACAGgaagaggggcagtgggagaaggagagagagaatcttaagcagattcctcactgagcacagaacccaacttggggctcgaccCAAGGACCCtgaagatcatgatctgagcagaaatacctgtagaggtttttttttttttttttttttttttaattcattcaacagaGCACAAGAAGGGAAGTGGCATGCAGAGGCAGATGAaggtggagaagcaggccccccactgtgcagggagcctgacacagggtttaTTCCccggatcaagacctgagttgaaggcagatgcttaaccaactgagccacccaggtgccccccaccccccagagagATTTTTAAACTATTGCTGCTTAATGGAACCTAGGCCTACAGATTTATTTCTCTCCCAGGTGACATCAATGTGTGCCCAAGATTGGGaaccactggggatccctgggtggcgcagcggtttagcgccaccttcagcccagggcctgatcctggagacctgggatcgagtcccatgtcaggctccctgcatggagcctgcttctgtctctgcctctctctctctctgtgtctctcattaataaataaataaaatcttaaaaagaaaggttttttaaaaaatttattcatgagacacacagagaggaaggcagagacgtaggcagagggagaagcaggctccctactgggagcccaatgcaggacttgatcccaagaccctgggatcactccctgagctgaaggcagatgctcaaccactgagccttccaggtaCCCCAGATCTCAGAATTCTATGGAGAAACTAAATAGCTTGAGGAGTCAGGGAGAATGTTGACCCACATTTGGAAGTTCCCAAATGAAAAGGCTGGCTCACTGTTGGAGAACCCACAAAGAAATCCACCAATCAACAAGCCCTACCCAAGAACAGAGCTTCCAATGACCTTTAACCTATTGGAGGGCCAGTTGTTTGGCGAATGCCCTCAACACTAGCgtctaaaaacaaaggaaacagcagcaaaaagaaggggaaaaggcaATCCTTGGAGAAGAACACTTCAGAAACCAccataattttaaagaaacaagaggaaaaaatagtatCACTAAAACTAGAATAGGAtgtcatgacaaaaaaaaaaaaatgcagttggggcacatgagaaaactgaaactcaaaagccaacaacaaaaaaaaaagggatccctgggtgacgcagcggtttagcgcctgcctttggcccagggtgtgatcctggagacccgggatcgaatcccacattgggctccgggtgcatggagcctgcttctccctctgcctgtgtctctgcctctctctctctctctctctctgtgactatcataaataaataaaaatttaaaaataaaaaaaatttttaaaaagttgaaatataGCACCAGGAAATCTCCTAGAAAgtacaacaaaaagacaaatgaacaGGAGACAAGAACAGATAAGTCCTCCCATTAGCAAATGATGAAGAAGAAATTATCAGACATAATAAGGCTTAAGGTAGGATATGAATCTCTAGATTGAAAGAGATCACGGAATAGATCATGGAAAAACCAGAACATCAAGAACAGAGAGCCTAAGATTTTACAGAGAGAAACAGGTCACATATGGGAATAAGGACATTGAACTTACCAAGAGAAGCTAGAAGACAAGGATTTTCAAAGTTCTGAAAGCAAACTCCTCAGCAAAAATTATGTTCTCAAAGTATCTCTCAAGTGTTCAGACAAAATTTATTTTCGGGTATGCCCGAACTCAAGCATCTTACctggcatatatatttttttccctcaggaaGCTGCTCAGGGTTATTCTCCACCATATAaagaaggaaactagaaaaaggaagGCGTTGCTCAGGGAACTGAGAATCCCACACAGAGGACAGGGAAGGCGAATTCCCCAGGCACCAGGTGGGTGACATGTCTAAACAGTCTGCCTGAAAGCAGAGGGATGGAGGGTGTCAGGAAGActgtcttgaaaaaaattaatttgatagGTTTGGACCAAGTGAATAATTGTACTGTGAGGCTGTTGAAGGCtctaatagaaagaaaaacatgcaaatgaaaaaatgagggatgcctgggtagctcagaggtttggtgcctgcctttggatcacgatgtgatcctggagtcctgggatggagtcccacatcaggttctctgcaaagagcctgcttctctctctgcctctctctctctctctctctctctcatgaataaataaataaaatatttaaaaaagataaaatgagggatccctgggtggcgcagcggtttagcgcctgcctttggcccagggcgcgatcctggagacccgggatcgggtcccacgtcgggctcccggtgcatggagcctgcttctccctcttcctgtgtctctgcctctctctctctctgtgtgtgactatcataaataaataaataaataataaataaataaataaaaattaaaaaaagaaaaaatgagataattatcttcaagagaaaaaaagttttcaagaAATCAGTGGTaggaaggggtgggggctggggtaactgggtgataaaTTGTATgtaattgaattaattttttaaaagattttatttatttagagacacacacagagagacagagacacaggcagagggagaagcaggctccctacggggagcccaatatgggattcaatccgaggaccctaggatcatgccctgagctgaaggcagaggctcaaccactgagccacccaggagcccctaattgaatttaaattaaaaaaaaaaaaaaaaaagaaatcaatgctgTTTGTAGTATATATAGACTCAATATTAAATAGTATTGACATGATCATGATAATGTGAACATAAGTGATTTAATACAAAATTTTGACCTAATTTCAGCAAATGAGAAGTCAAGGGGTGTGAGAGGGCAAATCCCCGACAGCTAGAACTGGAAATTTTTGCGCCCAAACACCCCTCCAATTCTCAGGGAGTACCTCACATGGTCAAACTCGGTGAAGCAACACTACCTTCTCCCACTCCTGGCggaaaactacacacacacacgcacatcaGAACACAACTCGGCCAATCAACTGCTTCCACCTGGCCATGTAAAAGGGGAGGAATTGTCCTGGGAATGCAGGTGCAGCTAGAACAGTACCCACAACTTAGTGATGAGTGCCCTGAGTGGGTGGCTCCCACAGTGGACACTTCCTGAGATGAGACCTGAGCTGGatttccctcctctgcccttcttctTAGTTAACCGCTTTGTGAGTTAGGTTCTCCAATCTTCTTCAATTCTGCGAGTCCCCACCATACCTCCTTTCCTGCTTTTAGTGGGCAGAGTGGATATCTGTTCCATTCCAAGAACTCTGACTAGCAGAATACATGGGTAAGAGGAAAGTGCCCCTAACCTTCGAGAGAGGGATTTGCACAGTGTTGGAAATGTGTTAATAAGCTTTTCAGATCAGACAGAAATGTTCCTTCCAATTGTAGGAAAGATTCGGTTAGAAGTTAGTCTAGAAAAGGTGtgtaggtatttttaaaaggtatgtcTTCCTGGAGCTACCAACAAATGTCTCCCTCTGACAGCTGTGTATGAATATTTCAAGTTCCAGCAGACACGAAATTCCCTGGGGTCAGAGGCCCTGtttcatgtattattattttttaaagattttatttatttgagagagagagagagagagagagaatgagcagggagaggagtagatgccgagggagaagcaggcagcctgagcagggagcctgatgcaggtctcagTCCCAGGAacttgagatcgtgacctgaacacaaggcagacgcttaaccaactgaaccacccaggcgacCCATTTCATGTTTTAATTCACAGCTGCTTTGCATGTACTATACTAAGCTCTCAAAAATACATGTTGTATGAACCTCTTTATCTGTTCTCTCATACATCAGATTGCTAAACTTGTGTTCACAGCTCTCACacctaattttaaagatttattttattttagaaagaaagatagagtgggggaaggggcagagggagagggagagagaatcacaagcagattccacactgagcagagcctgatgcaaggctccatctcacaaccctgagatcatcaccagaggggaaaaccaagagtcagacacttgtgaggcctgggtggctcagtggttgagcatctgcctttggctcagggtgtgaacctgggatccgggatcaagtcccatatcaagctccctgcatggagcttgcttctctctcagcctatgtctctgcctctctcttgctgtgtctctcatgaataaagaaataaaagtcttaaaaaaaaaaaagaatcagacacttaattgacagatccacccagacatccctctcaCACCTAATTTTAGATTTAGAATCTCCTTAGGGCCTTTGTTTTAATTGAAGCCCAATGGGATCCTCTGGCAGTCTCAGCCAAGTGTCATTTGGAATGTAGGGGGAACTAGGATCATTTCAGTACACAGATGAGTCAAGCGATCCTTATCCTCTCTAGTAATCCTGGCTGGGAGTTAGGAAGTACAGTGCATTTACTTGCTTCCATTTAGTGGAagtaaagaaaagggaagaggaagggggcACCCGGATTTGAACCGGGGACCTCTTGATCtgcagtcaaatgctctacccCTGAGCTATACCCCCATGACCTAGTGTCCTTCTCTTCCTTGTCCACTTATGGTGACTCAGTGCCATCAGATTCCACCCACACTCAAGGTCTGGCAAGCTTTGTGTTCTAAAGCTCCACCTTCTTTTGTATCCATCATCTGCTTTGGCTTTTCTCTTGGCCACCAATAAACTGGGTGGGGacacttgaaaaatgaaaaacgaCATCCTGGAAACTAGCTGAAAAGGAAATTGACAGCACATCAGCAGACAAAGTGTCCACGAGCACTGTGCCAGAATTACCATGTCAGAATCTAGAGGCTAAAAAGCAGTCCCACATATCCCCTTGCTCACCCCCGGACTCTTGATGCACTGAGggtggaaaggagaaggaagatgtCAGTTATGTTGGATGGGATGACTCTCAGGAAAATCACAGGCAACCAATCACTATCTCTTTGGACGAACTGCCTGTCCATTCTTGATGGGAAAATGGTAGCCAGCTTCTAGCCTGGGGCTCTGCTTGCTGCCTGGGGCAGAGCTTTGTGTAGGGTGAGGTGTTCTCCTTCTGCCGTGAGCAGGGGAGATCTGAGGCCTCTGTTCAAGCCTCACACTCCAGGGCATGGTGTACAAGGGCACAGGCCTGACAacactctctctcctcccacctcctcgtCGGGCTAGAGGAGCTCAGGGTGGGGAAACCAGTCTGCCCCCTCCCAACCTCAGCAAAGAAACAGCAAGCACACTTGCAGGCACAAATTAACATAATCGTTTATataaaaatagcattaaaaagtTCATCTAAACATCTGTCTTCTATTCAGGTCCAGGAGTAGGAAAGGTAAAGATGTTGTTAGAAGAGGGGGAACTGGGTGACCTCTCCAAAGACCGACGGGCGCTGGCGGAGGGCTGGGGTGTTTCGGCGGTAGCCAAATCGGCCATTGAACCCCCTGATCATCCTCAGTTCTGCATTGTAGTAATCATGCCCGGTCACCTGCTGGAAGGAATGCCCTttggggcaaagagagaggcctcagcCTGCATTCAGCTCCATcttgctccccacccctgccccctgctcccacAGGGCTGGTAGAGAATGTGCTCCCCATGTCCCAGCTGAACCCTCAATCCTCAAATGTCTCAAGCCTCTTGATTAAAAGCCAAGGGTTGATGAAGTCAAGGAGAGAGATAGCTTTCTAGAAACCAAACCACATACCAGGAGTAGCACACAGGAGGAATGTGAATGGTATGTGCTAAGACAGGAGGGGCCAGAAACTTCTGGGCTTGGCTACAATTGCCTGGCTCCCAGGAAGACTGAAAAacatttcccccttccttttgACCCACATAGAGAAAATGGATGAGCTCGATTTCGCCCACTGGTGCCAAGGGTCACAAGACTAGAGTGTGGCCAAAGGGTGAAGGGGTTGTGGGGTGGGAGGGCTCACGCCATCAGAAAAACATCTCCCAACCTTTCCTTTCCTGTTGTGAAATTGGGCCTGCGAAAGGAGGACACAGCCTGttcagggagcagggaggagaacaTGGGCTCTAGAGTCGGAAAGAGGGGAATTCCAATCTCAAGCTAAGCTCTCCTTGGCCGGTCACCTCACCTCCCTACACTTCACTTTGCCCAGCTTAGCACAGGGGTAGTGTGAAGGCAAAAACCACCTGACCTACAGAGGTGCTTAGTCACTGAACAAGAGCATGGTGACACCATCTGCTCATGTATGAGAAGAAAAGCTGGTGATGCAGTTCCAGGGCTTCTGACCCCCGAACCCTTATCCCCTGGAAACCAGGGCTCTCTGGGGCCTGATTCCTCTCTCTAAACTGGGGAATGCACACCACTCTTCCAGGTGGGTTCACACTGAGGCTGCAAAGCCAGGTGGCACTTGCCTGCCCCTGCCCAATTTCTCCTGTTCAGGTATCTCTGTCCTTGCCCGAAGATGTGGAAATAGTCCACTATCCAGCCGTCTCTTCCTGTGCCACCGTGAtcctgagagtcagagagagaacacagaagacTGTCAGCAACCATGCTGAGGGGTACACAGGTAAAGTCCCTTTGGGCTAGTTgtggggggagagagacaagGTCACAGCCAGGGGTCACCAGGCAGGAcagatgaaatataaatatacatgtggaCCTATTGTCTCTCAGGGAGAGGCAGTATAGGTGGATAGTTAAAGGCTCAGTGTCTGCTGCCAGACTGGTTACAATTCCAGCTGTCACTAACAAGCTGTGACCCTGGGCCAATGACACAGCTTTTCTGGACCTCAGCTTTCTTATCAGTGAAAGGAGGACTGTAGGATTTAAGAGAGATAGTTCAAATAAAGGGCCTAACATAGTAaacctccttcttcttcttcttcttcttcttcttcttcttcttcttcttcttcttcttcttttttttggcttaagattttaattattagagagagagagagagagaaagagagagagagagagaatgagcagggggagggggagcagaggagggagaagtagactccctattgagcagggagcccaaggcagggctggatcccagggccctgggatcacgacctgagccaatcCCAGGATACCTGGGCTCATCCTAGGACCCCgcaatcaccacctgagctgaaggcagatgcttaactaactgagccaccctagcgCCCCTATTCACAGGGCTAGCTCAGTCCACAGaccatgccactcttgatcttggggttgtgagctcaagca
This window contains:
- the SPMAP1 gene encoding sperm microtubule associated protein 1 is translated as MSHLCECPLRLEKSFILDGVAVSTMSRASERVRPKLWSAIPPYNAQQDCHARRYFQSHVVPPVLRKTEQDHGGTGRDGWIVDYFHIFGQGQRYLNRRNWAGAGHSFQQVTGHDYYNAELRMIRGFNGRFGYRRNTPALRQRPSVFGEVTQFPLF